Proteins from one Rosa chinensis cultivar Old Blush chromosome 7, RchiOBHm-V2, whole genome shotgun sequence genomic window:
- the LOC112177379 gene encoding glutathione S-transferase zeta class isoform X1, producing the protein MATASDQQLKLYSCYMSSCAYRVRIALNLKGLKYEYKAVNLLKGEQFSPEFRKLNPIGHVPVLVDGDLVVSDSFAILLYLEEKYPQHPLLPKDLQRKAINFQAANIVCSSIQPLQNLAVLNYIEERVSPDAKIELAKVHIEKGFAALEDLLKNYAGRYATGDEVSFADLFLAPQIHAAFKWFNLDMTQFPLLSRLHEAYNEIPAFVDARPDKQPDAPS; encoded by the exons ATG GCGACTGCTAGTGATCAACAACTGAAATTGTATTCCTGCTACATGAGCTCTTGTGCTTACCGTGTCCGAATTGCCCTCAACCTCAAAG GGCTCAAATACGAGTACAAAGCTGTAAACTTGTTGAAGGGAGAACAGTTTAGTCCTG AGTTTAGAAAGCTCAATCCGATCGGCCATGTGCCGGTGCTTGTGGATGGGGACTTAGTTGTTTCCGATTCATTTGCCATTTTATTG TATTTGGAAGAAAAGTACCCACAACATCCGTTGTTGCCTAAAGACCTTCAGCGAAAGGCCATTAACTTCCAG GCTGCAAATATTGTTTGCTCAAGCATACAGCCCCTTCAGAATCTGGCAGTACTG AATTATATAGAAGAAAGGGTTAGTCCAGATGCGAAAATTGAATTGGCTAAAGTTCATATTGAGAAAGGTTTTGCAG CACTTGAAGATCTACTGAAAAACTATGCAGGAAGATATGCAACTGGAGATGAAGTTTCTTTT GCAGATTTGTTTTTGGCGCCCCAGATTCATGCAGCTTTTAAATGGTTCAATCTAGACATG ACCCAGTTCCCCCTTTTGTCCAGGTTGCATGAGGCATACAATGAGATACCAGCATTCGTAGATGCTAGGCCAGATAAGCAGCCGGATGCTCCTTCATAA
- the LOC112177379 gene encoding glutathione S-transferase zeta class isoform X2 gives MATASDQQLKLYSCYMSSCAYRVRIALNLKGLKYEYKAVNLLKGEQFSPEFRKLNPIGHVPVLVDGDLVVSDSFAILLYLEEKYPQHPLLPKDLQRKAINFQAANIVCSSIQPLQNLAVLNYIEERVSPDAKIELAKVHIEKGFAALEDLLKNYAGRYATGDEVSFADLFLAPQIHAAFKWFNLDMTQFPLLSRLHEAYNEIPAFVDARPDKQPDAPS, from the exons GCGACTGCTAGTGATCAACAACTGAAATTGTATTCCTGCTACATGAGCTCTTGTGCTTACCGTGTCCGAATTGCCCTCAACCTCAAAG GGCTCAAATACGAGTACAAAGCTGTAAACTTGTTGAAGGGAGAACAGTTTAGTCCTG AGTTTAGAAAGCTCAATCCGATCGGCCATGTGCCGGTGCTTGTGGATGGGGACTTAGTTGTTTCCGATTCATTTGCCATTTTATTG TATTTGGAAGAAAAGTACCCACAACATCCGTTGTTGCCTAAAGACCTTCAGCGAAAGGCCATTAACTTCCAG GCTGCAAATATTGTTTGCTCAAGCATACAGCCCCTTCAGAATCTGGCAGTACTG AATTATATAGAAGAAAGGGTTAGTCCAGATGCGAAAATTGAATTGGCTAAAGTTCATATTGAGAAAGGTTTTGCAG CACTTGAAGATCTACTGAAAAACTATGCAGGAAGATATGCAACTGGAGATGAAGTTTCTTTT GCAGATTTGTTTTTGGCGCCCCAGATTCATGCAGCTTTTAAATGGTTCAATCTAGACATG ACCCAGTTCCCCCTTTTGTCCAGGTTGCATGAGGCATACAATGAGATACCAGCATTCGTAGATGCTAGGCCAGATAAGCAGCCGGATGCTCCTTCATAA